The following nucleotide sequence is from Syntrophales bacterium.
AAATGACAACCGAAAAATCCTTTTTACCCGAAAATACCAATTATCGTGTAAAAATCCCTTTATAAGGGTTAAAACCATCCCCTTAAGGCGGTTTTTGATAAAGAAAATTATGTAAAAATACACGATAACCTTAAAAGAAATCGTGTAAATAGGTAGGGGCTTCTCTTTTTACTTGTTTCTGTGTTTATTATGTGTTAATGTGTTAAATAAGTTAATATGTGGAAAGGAGATAAAAATGGCAAATCTTACTCTTTCCGTTCCCGATGACCTCCTGGACAAGGCCAGAAGACATGCTGTGACGAAGGGCGTATCACTCAATGCCTTAATAAGGGAATACCTGGGCGATCTTACGGGTAGAGAAGAGCAGCTCCGCAGGTCCGCTCAAAAATTCTTGGAACTTAGTAATGCTTATGGAGGTAAACTTGAGCAATGGGAAAGAGAAGACCTCTATGAGCTATAAAGTTTTTTTCGATACCAACATTCTGGCCTATGCTTTTGATCAGGGCAGTCCAAAAAAGAATGAGCAGGCAAAGGAACTCATCTCCCGGTGGATGCCGATAGGACGCATGGTAATATCTACCCAGGTGCTCCAAGAACTGTTTGTCGTTCTCACAAAGAAACTTGAGCCAAGACTTTCTGCGGACAATGCAGGAGAAGTTATCGAGAGTCTTTTGTCCTTGGAAGTTAAAGTTGTTGAAACAGATACAATCCTCAAAGCCATCAATGTCTCAAAAGAGAACACAATCTCCTTCTGGGATGCCTTGATAATTTCGTCCGCCATTGACTCCAAGTGCAGGGTCCTTTTTACGGAAGATTTGAATAGGGGGCAGACAATAGCAGGTGTAAAAATAGAAAACCCCTTTGAGGAAAGCTGATTATCGTGACATTAGCAAATGTAGTACAATACAATTCCTTTCCTCTTGCAAGGACAGCGGCTATACAATATCTGACTGAAAGCCAGGTAAATTCTCTAACCAACGTCTTTCAGGAGTGGTACGATACCAGCCCTACAAAAGCAAAGAGAAAATCCCGCGGCCGCTACTGGCTGACGTTTCTTGTTCTGCGATACACGGGAGCAAGGATCGGTGAGGTGCTAAGTATTGACGACAAGGTAGACATTGACTTCCGAAACACGGAAATCAGGCTCATCACGCTGAAAAAGCATAACTCAAAACCACAGACCCGCATCGTTCCTGTACCGGGAAACGTAACGAGCGAGATTGCCACCTATATTGCGGAGTTTCCGGATCAAAGAGGTAATATTTTTAAGCTGGATCAGGGCAACTTCAGACGTGTGTTCTACGAAAGGGCGAACATTGCAAATATACCAAAAGATGCAGCACATCCACATATTTTAAGACATACGAGAGCGATTGAGCTGTTAAGAGCGGGCGTACCCGTTACGATCGTACAGGACATTCTCGGCCATTCTGCGCTGACAACCACGGCAATCTATTTAAGGATGTCGGGACAGGAAGCTAAGGGGATATTAAGAGATAAAGGATTAATTTAATTGTTGACAATATATTGTTAGGGGTATATGCTCATGTACATAGAATAATGACCGTGAGCATATACCCAAAAAAATAAAGAATGGGGATTTTGCAATGATTAAAGTATCTGCAACCAA
It contains:
- a CDS encoding PIN domain-containing protein codes for the protein MSYKVFFDTNILAYAFDQGSPKKNEQAKELISRWMPIGRMVISTQVLQELFVVLTKKLEPRLSADNAGEVIESLLSLEVKVVETDTILKAINVSKENTISFWDALIISSAIDSKCRVLFTEDLNRGQTIAGVKIENPFEES
- a CDS encoding site-specific integrase produces the protein MTLANVVQYNSFPLARTAAIQYLTESQVNSLTNVFQEWYDTSPTKAKRKSRGRYWLTFLVLRYTGARIGEVLSIDDKVDIDFRNTEIRLITLKKHNSKPQTRIVPVPGNVTSEIATYIAEFPDQRGNIFKLDQGNFRRVFYERANIANIPKDAAHPHILRHTRAIELLRAGVPVTIVQDILGHSALTTTAIYLRMSGQEAKGILRDKGLI